From Hymenobacter sedentarius, a single genomic window includes:
- a CDS encoding HsdM family class I SAM-dependent methyltransferase: MRQPTLNATAQSLVQRVWGYATVLRDDGVGYGDYVEQITYLLFLKMADEQAGAPNAPAVPEGKDWASLRALEGDALEVQYRHLLSDLGKEPGMLGVIFKKAQNKIQNPARLKHLLALIDRENWSGLGFDVKGEIYEGLLQKNAEDVKGGAGQYFTPRPLIQAIVEAVAPTPGQTICDPACGTAGFLLVARDYLVDTYGKDMDREQLKFLRDHTFHGTDIVDSVVRLAAMNLYLHGVGSTESPVQNRDSLLSDPGERYDFILANPPFGKKSSITVMSEEGQTSKDTLSYERTDFVATTSNKQLNFVQHIYTILKVGGTAAVVLPDNVLFEGGAGETIRRKLLQDCNVHTLLRLPTGIFYAQGVKANVIFFEKRAAAEQAQTKDLWVYDLRTNQHFTPKGNPLTLAHLQDFIACYGKPGQRAQRQETEQFHRYELAQLLARDKVNLDIFWLKDDALEDSATLPAPDVLALEITENLQAALTQFASIAEELEIAE, encoded by the coding sequence ATGCGTCAACCCACCTTGAATGCTACTGCTCAATCCCTCGTCCAGCGCGTCTGGGGCTACGCTACCGTGCTCCGCGACGACGGCGTGGGCTACGGCGACTACGTCGAGCAGATTACCTACCTGTTGTTCCTGAAAATGGCCGACGAGCAGGCCGGCGCGCCCAACGCCCCCGCCGTGCCCGAAGGAAAAGACTGGGCCAGCCTGCGCGCCCTCGAAGGCGACGCGCTGGAGGTGCAGTACCGCCACCTGCTCTCCGACCTGGGCAAGGAGCCCGGCATGCTGGGCGTCATCTTCAAGAAGGCCCAGAACAAGATTCAGAACCCGGCCCGGCTCAAGCACCTGCTGGCCCTGATTGACCGCGAAAACTGGTCGGGCCTGGGCTTCGACGTCAAGGGCGAGATTTACGAAGGCCTGCTGCAGAAAAACGCCGAGGACGTAAAAGGCGGCGCCGGCCAGTACTTCACCCCGCGCCCGCTCATCCAGGCCATTGTGGAAGCCGTGGCCCCCACCCCCGGCCAGACCATCTGCGACCCGGCCTGCGGCACGGCGGGCTTCCTGCTGGTGGCCCGCGATTACCTCGTCGACACCTACGGCAAGGACATGGACCGCGAGCAGCTCAAGTTCCTGCGCGACCACACCTTCCACGGCACCGACATCGTGGACTCGGTGGTGCGCCTGGCGGCCATGAACCTCTACCTGCACGGCGTGGGCTCAACCGAAAGCCCGGTGCAAAACCGCGACTCCCTCCTCTCCGACCCCGGCGAGCGCTACGACTTTATCCTGGCCAACCCGCCCTTCGGCAAGAAGAGCAGCATCACGGTGATGAGCGAGGAAGGCCAGACCAGCAAGGACACGCTCAGCTACGAGCGCACCGACTTCGTGGCCACCACCAGCAACAAGCAGCTCAATTTCGTCCAGCACATCTACACCATCCTCAAGGTGGGCGGCACGGCCGCCGTGGTGCTGCCCGACAACGTGCTCTTCGAGGGCGGGGCCGGCGAAACCATCCGCCGCAAGCTGCTGCAGGACTGCAACGTGCACACCCTGCTGCGCCTGCCCACCGGCATCTTCTATGCCCAGGGCGTGAAGGCCAACGTGATTTTCTTCGAGAAGCGCGCCGCCGCCGAGCAGGCCCAGACCAAAGACCTGTGGGTGTACGACCTGCGCACCAACCAGCACTTCACCCCCAAGGGCAACCCGCTCACCCTGGCCCACCTGCAGGACTTCATCGCCTGCTACGGCAAGCCCGGCCAGCGGGCCCAGCGCCAGGAGACCGAGCAGTTCCACCGCTACGAGCTGGCCCAGCTCCTGGCCCGCGACAAGGTGAACCTCGACATCTTCTGGCTCAAGGACGACGCCCTGGAAGACAGCGCCACCCTGCCCGCCCCCGACGTGCTGGCCCTGGAAATCACCGAGAACCTGCAAGCCGCGCTGACGCAGTTCGCCAGCATCGCCGAGGAGCTGGAGATAGCGGAGTAG
- a CDS encoding helix-turn-helix domain-containing protein translates to MWPTLIAPLLEELDRYARRAVREEYELLLAEKAAAVEADRNDQVLTVNQAAQLLGLCPETVYQWVRTKKLQGFKVGREVRVKRGHVLAALELQIQPNGRRRYGRRTTGRPSNAS, encoded by the coding sequence ATGTGGCCGACCCTTATCGCTCCGCTACTCGAGGAACTGGACCGGTATGCCCGCCGAGCGGTCCGCGAAGAGTACGAGTTGCTGCTGGCAGAGAAGGCTGCCGCCGTGGAAGCCGACCGGAACGACCAGGTTTTAACCGTGAATCAGGCCGCTCAGCTTCTAGGGCTATGCCCCGAGACGGTCTACCAGTGGGTCAGGACTAAGAAGCTTCAGGGCTTTAAAGTAGGTCGCGAGGTACGCGTCAAACGGGGCCACGTGCTGGCTGCCTTGGAACTGCAAATTCAACCCAACGGGCGACGCAGATACGGGCGCCGCACCACGGGCCGCCCCAGCAATGCCAGCTAA